In Halictus rubicundus isolate RS-2024b chromosome 1, iyHalRubi1_principal, whole genome shotgun sequence, the sequence GAAAGCAATTGATGTTGCTGTGGAACTATGGTTTTGGCTGTTGCTTTTAAAAAGACTGTTGGAAAATTGCCCGTAAATGAAGCATTAATTATAAATCGACGTAATTGCGTATCGGTGTAAttgtttatacaattttcaagaGATTAATATTGATGTACCTAGTGAGTAGATCGAATAGGTCTTTATTGATATAGAATAGTGTAGATTGTATCATAGAAGTGTAGTTATTCGTAATCTTTAGGTAAATGGCTGGTGTAGTATAATTCAACGCTGTTTTgtcgaaaaaaaatttgaattcgaACCAGGAAACTGCCGCAGCAGGTGTGAAAAGTGGCGCCATCTATGGCGGCGAGTTTGCGAACTACCGTTTACCCTATCTTCCCAATGCGTAAGACAAGGAGGAAGATAGCGTGCGACAAGAATACATAGAGAAGAGTTTGTGCCACCAACTTTTCTGAGGAACTTCGAATTCCCTGGTACGTATTAGGCAAACATGAGGAGCAAAGAGTGAGACTCTCACTCACTTGTCAAGccgatgaaaaataaattaatagctCAGTTGTTAGtagcaatttataaaaatttgatgaaaaacatttttgataATGGGTCCTGCCTCTGGGACCGGAGGAGTCTGATCAAGCTCGATGAATACGGTAGTGAATGGAAATACAACTACATTCTGAGTCTGCGGTAAAGTAGATTCACGTCCACtacacaattattgaaacaatcCACGTTCACTACACAATTATTGATTAATCAATTCCTAACTCTTTCGaaattcacaattaatattaattaatattttgtaagACTTTTTTGTAGCTAAAATTTGTGTTGTTTAAATGATCATAAAAATACACAGTAAATgtatatgaaaatatatagtaaatttttatttaatttcttttttaaattcagTTACAAGATATATTCTAGAAAATTGTAGGAATaggaataataattatatgtatggggaaatgtataaataaaatgtatactaTAAATGTATGCGTAaagttatttacgttcaagaattaatgaaaattgtctCGTCGGTtaaatcacagacgaggtataggagtagaccaatcaccatatggggtttcgtgtctcacgatctgaaataccgacatcgttaacaacaactagatactccttacgccctctactctgatgaacgacaaatgttgcaactagatccacgagaagcttagaccatatacctataataaatgaaaggacctccgatcgaaggaataccaattttaggcaaaaaatatcaattttaagaaaaggaacttttgaaaagttccgaagaaaatttcaattagaaatccaggaaaAAAGGTGACGATGAAAAACTGTGTTTTTCGGTAAGTAATTcaaaggagcttaccaagaagctgaaggtggaccaggggaaaacaaggaaagcattgaaggcccacCCTTGGCTCATCCCgagctagcctaaagtaaattctgacacaattcaattgaatacacaagtttttataattagtaagtcttaaattctattttacaatgttatgGCGAATTATAAatcagcagctattagctcgatattattctctatttgtaagataatagaacatctaacaaatagagaataataccgattgcccgggtctcaccacgaggaggttgctgcacaagagacccgaaaggaagccagaaggaattcaatacgcttccttctgactccctttcttacaatgacgatttacaatcttacaaactaaatttcgcagcgtatgtcgagtaattattgcggagaaaaaagtgtgagtcggagaagaagtctccgattcacgggagatcaaaaacgaatcaggcagaaggctctgattctttcaaagagagaaacaaaaccgaaccagagcagaaggctctggatcgagggtgacgcgacgcgtacgatgcttgcagcccaactccagccagcaccgatacccgacgtgtcctcacgaagagcgatggccgagagaagcgttcaaacgataccctaagtttcccccacccacctgtcgccaggcaacgactagcgttgaggcgactcgggtggacttacggcagggaggattttacacgagtgaacaggtctctcgaacatccctctcaatggatctacgccgagcaccggtaccaaccggtctggtacatacaagcaaggtccgacacagcataaggctgtgtcggaatcaaaaatcgaaccgagcaaagtgaagttacggcaataattactcgacatttatacaatactaataaacaagcttaataactaacgcacgcactcgaatcgagcaattattgtgagccaaaaaaaaactaaatctgacaagtctctgaacaattccagagaaaataaaaatggagcagaaggctcagatttacgagaaagaaaaatgaaagaagcgaaccagagtagtagcctctggttcgaggatgacgttaccaactggtcacagcagaaggctgtgacccaaatcaacaagcgaaactaacaaagtgaatctaacacaataattgctcgagaactaatacgaacttataaatactgtgaagtcttcttactattcgttgtcttcgttcgacgatgatcatgctgaactgttgtgatttaactgaaacagactaataataattagacacaaaatggaggaacacagaagtaatcgaagaagaaacgagtcttcgtacgatgcgttgtcttcgttcgatgataaatttctgcaactgttgtactcaatctgaaacagattagtaatgattagacacaaaacaatggaggaacaacgaagtatCAGAAGACGAtaaaataaagacaaaacgatgaccccgtacacgagtacggcctacctaacatgcacacgagtgcaaatctaccagctcacgagagccaaactaaccccgtacacgagtacggcctacctaatatgcacaagagtgcaaatctaacaggctcgcgagagccaaactaaccccgtacacgagtacggcctacctaatatgcacaagagtgcgaatctaaccggctcacgtaagccaacctacgaccagctcacgagagccaagctaaccccgtacacgagtacggcctacctaatatgcacaagagtgcaaatctaacaggctcacgagagccaaactaaccccgtaaacgagtacggcctacctaatatgcacaagagtgcaaatctaacggctcacgagagccaaaccaccccgtacacaagtacggcctaaccgacaagaaactaagagtagatgaagtcagaacttcaatctactgaggtggcgcttcgggtcgccccgggttcgccaatacccgtactcacccacagcagtgagtccctgagggacctccgttcggaggaataccaatttaaaaccagacatataaattttagaataagaacttttgaaagttcagaaattaatttcaattggaaagatgaacaattccaatcgaaaataaatcaaacgaaattgggacgcaacgacataaaggttagggtcatagcaattttaagaaacggaacttttaaaaagttcagaagcaaatttcaatttgaaatccCGAAAAAATGTACgttgtttattgaatgaaaaggtattccgaaacaagaagtgtgtgtttcgattaataattaaaaggagctgccaagaaggcgtaggtgggccaagggtaaacaaggaaagcgcgaaggaaagcaggaagggtccttggcccaccccaagcaaggttaaaataaattcagacacaattcaattaaatacacaagtttttattattaatcagtcttaaattttatttcacaatgtaatCGCAAAGtataaataagcagctattagctcgatattattctatatttgtaagatactagaatttcttacaaatagagaataataccgattgcccgggtctcaccacgaggaggttgctgcacaagagacccgaaaggaagccagaaggaattcaatacgcttccttctgactccctttcttacaatgacgatttacaatcttacaaactaaatttcgcagcgtatgtcgagtaattattgcggagaaaaaggtgtgagtcggagaagaagtctccgattcacgggagatgaaaaacgaatcaggcagaaggctctgattctttcaaagagagaaacaaaaccgaaccagagcagaaggctctggatcgagggtgacgcgacgcgtacgatgcttgcagcccaactccagccagcaccgatacccgacgtgtcctcacgaagagcgatggtcgagagaagcgttcaaacgataccctaagtttcccccacccacctgtcgccaggcaacgactagcgttgaggcgactcgggtggacttacggcagggaggattttacacgagtgaacaggtctctcgaacatccctctcaatggatctacgccgagcaccggtaccaaccggtctggtacatacaagcaaggtccgacacagcaaaaggctgtgtcggagtcaaaaatcgagccgagcAAAATGAAGTtagggcaaaaattactcgacatatatacaatactaataaacaagcttaataactaacgcacgcattcaaatcgagcaattattgtggacaaaaaaaactaaatctgacaagtctctgaacaatgacagagaaaataaaaagaagcagaaggctctgagtcgcgaaaaagaaaaatgaaggaagcgaaccagagcagaaggctctggttcgacggtgacgctaccaactggtcacagcagaatgctgtgacccaaatcaacaagcgaaactaacaaagtgaatgtaacacaataattgctcgagaactaatacgaacttataaataataagAAGTCTTCATAACATGaagttgtcttcgttcgatgtggtgtcttcgttcgacgatataTTTTCTCAACTGTAATACtcactctgaaacagactaGTAATAATTAGACACGATACAATGGTGGAATCGAAGTAAAAGAAGACGACGGAACAAAAatgaaacgatgaccccgtacacgagtacggcctacctaacatgcacaagagtgcgaatctaaccggctcacgagagccaacctaagaccagctcacgagagccaagctaaccccgtacacgagtacggcctacctacatgcacacgagtgcaaatctaccagctcacgagagccaaacctaacaccagctcacgagagccaaacctaacaccagctcacgagagccaagctaaccccgtacacgagtacggcctacctaatatgcacaagagtgcgaatctaaccggctcaagaGAGCCAAattaaccccgtacacgagtacggcctacctaatatgcacaagagtgcgaatctaaccggctcaagagagccaaactaaccccgtacacgagtacggcctaaccgacaagaaactaagaagaGTAgataataagaaataaataatataaagtcTTCATAACATGaagttgtcttcgttcgatgtggtgtcttcgttcgacgataaattTTCTCGACTGTAATACtcactctgaaacagactaGTAATAATTAGACACGATACAATGGTGGAATCGAAGTAAAAGAAGACGACGGAACAAAAatgaaacgatgaccccgtacacgagtacggcctacctaacatgcacaagagtgcgaatctaaccggctcacgagagccaacctaagaccagctcacgagagccaagctaaccccgtacacgagtacggcctacctacatgcacacgagtgcaaatctaccagctcacgagagccaaacctaacaccagctcacgagagccaagctaaccccgtacacgagtacggcctacctaatatgcacaagagtgcaaatctaacaggctcacgagagccaaactaaccccgtaaacgagtacggcctacctaatatgcacaagagtgcaaatctaacggctcacgagagccaaaccaccccgtacacaagtacggcctaaccgacaagaaactaagagtagatgaagtcagaacttcaatctactgaggtggcgcttcgggtcgccccgggttcgccaatacccgtactcacccacagcagtgagtccctgagggacctccgttcggaggaataccaattttaaatcagatacataaattttagaagaagaactttcgaaagttcagaaataaatttcaattggaaagatgaacaattccaatcgaaaataaatcaaacgaaattgagacgcaacgacataaaggctaaGGTCGCCCCGGTTTCGccaaatacccgtactcacccacggccccatccgtgagtgagcccctgagggacctccgttcggaggaataccaatattaaaccagataaataaattttagaagaagaacttttgaaagttcagaagtaattcttaattggaaagttgaacgattataatcaaaaataaatatagcgaaattaggaCGCAACAAACAACAAGCTCGTGTCGCCCCGGGTtagctaatacccgtactcacccacggcccggcccgtgagtgaattttatgttaaaagtataatataatatagtttcagagtacgaattttatgtcaaaaatataatataatataatataatttcaaaataccaattttgtgtcaaaagtataatataatgtaataaaatttaaaagtactaattttatgtcaaaaatataatataatgtaatttcaagaaaagaaacttgtgaaaaattccgaagcaaattcgaattaaaaatacagaaataataattgacggcggTCGTTGAATAAACACGTATTCCagaatagaaaatgtatatttgtattgtcacttaccagttgctgaaagttgaccaaggtgagcggagacggcttccaggaaccgctggcCGACCGCAAGCCAGCTTAAgatggaccagggttgaccagtgatgtccactgtagctctggagaatccctggtccactcgaaggtaggcgagggtaggccagggtggtcagggtgggccagggcagctctggagaacctctggtcaactccaaggtccttcgtccttctggtcccggagcactTCCGTTccctcctgagtgcgcacctcgactgacggactgagcgcggccgccgagatcatgtgcgcggtgcgcggtgcgcaactcccccaccccaaactaacttcgctagatttcgatcgccgcgatagtaattattgataaatttgttatttctggctgcttaatgtttataacaatttcttttggtaatggtatcaacaagcaatcccttgaccatcttgccatctaattttttagtaaaaatacctaatagaactcgagatacagagtaatttttgaaccatgaatattcgcacgtattaatttatcgaacacatttcactgataaatttattatttctggctgtttaatgtttataacaatttcttttggtaatggtatcaacaaacAATCTCTTggccatcttgccatctaattttttagtaaaaatacctaatagaactcgaaatacagagtaatttttgaaccatgaatattcgcacgtattaatttatcgaacacatttcactgataaatttattatttctggctgtttaatgtttataacaatttcttttggtaatgatatcaacaagcaatcccttgaccatcttgccatctaattttttagtaaaaatacctaatagaactcgaaatacagagtaacttttgaaccatgaatattcgcacgtattaatttatcgaacacatttcactgataaatttattatttctggctgtttaatgtttataacaatttcttttggtaatgatatcaacaagcaatcccttgaccatcttgccatctaattttttagtaaaaatacctaatagaactcgaaatacagagtaacttttgaaccatgaatattcgcacgtattaatttatcgaacacatttcactgataaatttattatttctggctgtttaatgtttataacaatttcttttggtaatggtatcaacaaacAATCTCTTggccatcttgccatctaattttttagtaaaaatacctaatagaactcgaaatacagagtaatttttgaaccatgaatattcgcacgtattaatttatcgaacacatttcactgataaatttattatttctggctgtttaatgtttataacaatttcttttggtaatgatatcaacaagcaatcccttgaccatcttgccatctaattttttagtaaaaatacctaatagaactcgaaatacagagtaacttttgaaccatgaatattcgcacgtattaatttatcgaacacatttcactgataaatttattatttctggctgtttaatgtttataacaatttcttttggtaatggtatcaacaagcaatcccttgaccatcttgccatctaattttttagtaaaaatacctaatagaactcgagatacagagtaatttttgaaccatgaatattcgcacgtattaatttatcgaacacatttcactgataaatttattatttctggctgtttaatgtttataacaatttcttttggtaatgatatcaacaagcaatcccttgaccatcttgccatctaattttttagtaaaaatacctaatagaactcgagatacagagtaacttttgaaccatgaatattcgcacgtattaatttatcgaacacatttcactgataaatttattatttctggctgtttaatgtttataacaatttcttttggtaatggtatcaacaagcaatcccttgaccatcttgccatctaattatttagtaaatataAATGATATAACTCCagatagagaataacttttgaaccatgaatattcgcacgcattaatttattgaatacaataCACTGATTTTATtatctctgcttgtttaacgattataagATTTCCTTTTGtcaatgatgctgtcgaataccccCGTGGCTATCTTACAACCTAATTTTTTTACTAAAAGTGGCTGATGGTACTCGAGACACTTGCTTCAAAACATGatacatgctttaaaagttactctgtataaTAGCTGCACATTTCCAATTTGcgataatattgtaaaatagaatttaagacttgctagttataaaattttgtgtatttaattgaattgtatctgaatttactttaagcTAGCTCGGGATGGGCCAAGGGGCCTTCAaggctttccttgtttacccttggcccaccttcaccctcttggcagctcctttcaATCATCAACCGacacacgcagtttttgtttcgaaTTACCTTGTCATTCCATGAACATcgtcaatcttttttttttgttgatttccaattgaaatttgcttcaaaacttttcaaaagtctctgttcttaaaattgatattttttgctTAAAGTTGTCGTTCCTCCGATCGAAGGTCCCTCCGATCTTGCTTTTATCGTATTATTGAAATTTCTGTGGTTGGTTTAGGCCGTGTACGGGGTTCATAGTCGCATCTTTatcatttattataggtatatggtctaagcttctcgtggatctagttgcaacatttgtcgttcatcagagtagagggcgtaaggagtctagttgttgttaacgatgtcggtatttcagatcgtgagacacgaaaccccatatggtgattggtctactcctatacctcgtctgtggtcggAAAAACACAAGCATTTGTCAAATACGATATTCTTCGCGGCACGGAGTTGACTGGTTGACGCATAGATTGTTATTGTTTAATGTTCAATTAGTTGTTCCACGGAATATTAGAGTCATTATGGCTGAGAGAATAGCggaaatttttaattcgttCCAAGATTACTTGAACAGTGAAGAAGAATTGCGCGAAGTGAGTACCAATGATTTATTATGATTGATGTTTCTCATATGTTAATGTACCCAAAtattgttaaacaattttcatacaGATTTCGTATAAGGTACAAATTCATTATGAAAATTCGCAACATCACTCGTTTTTCACTACGAGTTTTTAAATGATGAGAAATCAAAGTATTATCTGTCAAATATCTTCCAAATGTGTGTATATTTTAGGTTAAAGAGTGTGTGACTTTGAAATGAAATAATTGTGTTCTTTATTAATTGATCGGGTCTATATATATGAAATGATATGAACTTAATTTTCTCTTGCCAAAGGAAATCCGTATTATTGTGAGAGATCTTGAAAAGTCTTCCAGAGACATTCTGATGATACTACAGAACATTCACAATGACGATAACATTGAAGAGAACATAAGTACGTATTTGTTTAACTTGTCCGTTCATTGcagcaacaattattatttatgtattatttttctgCAGTTGTATCTCGATATTGTGCATCGGCAAGAGAATTATTTGAAGATGTGCGTAAAGATTACACGAGACTTGCACAAGTTGTACCAAAGGACCAGTATTACAGATTTCATGACCATTGGCGTTTTGTGACACAAAAATTATGTTTCCTAGCCTCGTTAgtaatttatttagaaattaaGGTCTTGGTTACTAAGGAAGTTGTGGCAGATATGTTGGGAAGTATGTGATCAAACAAATTGCAAtttgttttatt encodes:
- the Trsn gene encoding translin yields the protein MAERIAEIFNSFQDYLNSEEELREEIRIIVRDLEKSSRDILMILQNIHNDDNIEENIIVSRYCASARELFEDVRKDYTRLAQVVPKDQYYRFHDHWRFVTQKLCFLASLVIYLEIKVLVTKEVVADMLGIKNSREDGFHLDLENFLMGLLQLAAELSRFAVNSVTNGDYNKPIEIARFVNELNAGFRLLNLKNDALRKRFDGLKYSVRKVEEVVYDLSIRGLKPGQNPVNQEAE